In Ptychodera flava strain L36383 chromosome 21, AS_Pfla_20210202, whole genome shotgun sequence, a genomic segment contains:
- the LOC139121458 gene encoding uncharacterized protein isoform X2 codes for MLRTLRKKKGADRDLQRTGSQNFQSLEVHGSSPGSTGKQGKDESETNPETVKKQERPASAQRRTRCEEMIEKMSKLVSTDIATDSVDAVNGLEAKEELPSVVNEVYKMAKVERNHKFMKSEMTINTLQQIPNATDDNVVKTKAVMALSYLLVDSDDMDQVQKVTEKTNAIRQLLNQLVGFVPPNQPEKGEMSEVELLQSLVNYAVADDNKRAICEEGGKDIIPAFLNSEKADVQLLATELIWNLTFVPSNRPLLHEVKIGEKDISELLNDMKKSPNDKVRQNAEGALFVLRGLKTVETITKDEVEATDGGESKDADEDSDDDDVVIRPSSAKQLSPSTTDIDSKPIIGLPGGSAPPPPPPPYVDGAGGIDPAPSPPPPPPAPASQLFRGPAVEPPKSQRLSVPVSPADTQKKGHIMLSYNWNNQEVVLKINKRLREEGYNTWIDVENMSGSILEAMAVAVQEASLILVCYCKSYQKSANCRTEGEYVFNLKKEFIPLRMQNFKAENWLGALLGSHLYVDFTDHHSNFDEKMTQLLRQIKQRNHPTLPQQTPLTETDSKDVVPDTGKKRTASIASISPNTELSRPSSSELDFPTRSSPLPPILTKEDKVREWTSDEVKNWFTTSQINRYNEAMLSRLTGHNLIQLHNLRKEAPEFFYKCLQTDFGMDLLDILKFAQELENLKL; via the exons ATGCTGCGAACACTGAGGAAAAAGAAGGGGGCAGACAGGGACCTCCAAAGGACGGGCTCCCAGAATTTCCAATCCCTGGAGGTGCACGGCAGTAGCCCTGGAAGCACCGGCAAACAAGGAAAGGATGAGTCAGAAACCAACCCAGAGACAGTGAAGAAGCAGGAAAGACCCGCCTCTGCCCAGAGGAGGACAAGATGCGAGGAAATGATAGAAAAGATGAGTAAATTGGTTTCCACGGATATCGCCACAGACAGCGTGGATGCTGTGAATGGTCTGGAAGCCAAAGAG GAGCTTCCATCTGTCGTCAATGAAGTCTACAAGATGGCAAAAGTTGAAAGAAACCATAAGTTCATGAAAAGCGAGATGACAATCAACACACTGCAGCAAATTCCCAATGCGACCGACGACAACGTGGTCAAGACAAAAGCGGTCATGGCCCTCAGCTACCTGCTGGTTGACAGTGACGACATGGATCAAGTTCAAAAAGTCACCGAGAAGACCAATGCCATCAGGCAGCTTCTGAACCAGCTGGTTGGTTTTGTTCCTCCCAACCAACCGGAGAAAGGGGAGATGTCGGAGGTTGAGTTGCTCCAGAGTCTGGTAAACTATGCAGTCGCTGATGACAACAAACGAGCCATCTGTGAGGAAGGCGGAAAAGACATCATTCCTGCGTTTTTGAACTCGGAGAAGGCTGATGTTCAGCTGTTGGCGACTGAGCTGATCTGGAACTTGACTTTCGTACCAAGTAACCGTCCTCTCCTGCACGAGGTCAAGATCGGTgagaaagacatctctgaactTTTGAATGACATGAAGAAGTCGCCCAACGACAAGGTCAGGCAAAATGCTGAGGGCGCCCTTTTTGTCTTGCGTGGTCTGAAAACGGTAGAGACAATTACAAAAGATGAAGTGGAGGCCACCGATGGCGGCGAGAGCAAAGATGCTGATGAAGACAGTGACGACGATGACGTTGTCATCCGACCAAGTTCAGCCAAGCAACTGAGCCCTAGTACCACTGACATAGATTCCAAACCTATTATAGGTTTGCCAGGTGGTTCAGCGCCacctcctccccctcccccttatGTAGATGGTGCAGGTGGGATCGACCCTGCACCATCTCCCCCACCCCCACCACCAGCCCCAGCATCTCAGCTTTTTAGAGGACCAGCGGTAGAACCTCCCAAATCACAGAGACTATCTGTACCAGTGTCACCAGCAGATACTCAGAAGAAAGGCCATATCATGTTGAGTTACAACTGGAACAACCAAGA GGTTGTACTGAAAATAAACAAGAGACTCAGAGAGGAAGGGTACAACACTTGGATTGATGTTGAGAACATGTCCGGTTCCATCTTGGAAGCCATGGCAGTGGCGGTCCAGGAAGCTAGTCTGATCTTAGTCTGTTATTGTAAAAGCTATCAGAAAAGCGCAAACTGCAGAACAG AGGGAGAGTACGTCTTTAACTTGAAGAAGGAATTTATTCCGCTGAGAATGCAGAACTTCAAAGCGGAGAACTGGTTGGGAGCTTTGCTGGGCAGTCACCTGTACGTGGATTTCACAGATCATCACAGCAACTTTGATGAGAAAATGACTCAACTGCTACGACAGATTAAACAAAGAAATCACCCTACACTTCCCCAACAG acTCCACTAACAGAAACAGATTCAAAGGATGTTGTGCCAGATACTGGA AAGAAACGAACTGCCAGCATTGCAAGTATCTCTCCAAACACAGAACTG AGTCGACCTAGCAGTAGTGAACTTGATTTCCCAACACGGTCATCCCCCTTGCCTCCAATCTTAACCAAAGAGGACAAAGTCCGAGAGTGGACCTCTGATGAGGTCAAAAACTGGTTTACGACAAGTCAAATCAACAG ATACAATGAAGCCATGCTGAGTCGACTGACCGGCCACAATCTTATTCAACTCCATAACTTGAGAAAAGag GCTCCTGAGTTTTTCTACAAGTGTTTGCAGACTGATTTTGGAATGGATCTACTGGACATCCTGAAATTTGCCCAGGAGCTTGAGAACCTGAAATTGTAA
- the LOC139121458 gene encoding uncharacterized protein isoform X4, whose product MQSDQFKMLRTLRKKKGADRDLQRTGSQNFQSLEVHGSSPGSTGKQGKDESETNPETVKKQERPASAQRRTRCEEMIEKMSKLVSTDIATDSVDAVNGLEAKEELPSVVNEVYKMAKVERNHKFMKSEMTINTLQQIPNATDDNVVKTKAVMALSYLLVDSDDMDQVQKVTEKTNAIRQLLNQLVGFVPPNQPEKGEMSEVELLQSLVNYAVADDNKRAICEEGGKDIIPAFLNSEKADVQLLATELIWNLTFVPSNRPLLHEVKIGEKDISELLNDMKKSPNDKVRQNAEGALFVLRGLKTVETITKDEVEATDGGESKDADEDSDDDDVVIRPSSAKQLSPSTTDIDSKPIIGLPGGSAPPPPPPPYVDGAGGIDPAPSPPPPPPAPASQLFRGPAVEPPKSQRLSVPVSPADTQKKGHIMLSYNWNNQEVVLKINKRLREEGYNTWIDVENMSGSILEAMAVAVQEASLILVCYCKSYQKSANCRTEGEYVFNLKKEFIPLRMQNFKAENWLGALLGSHLYVDFTDHHSNFDEKMTQLLRQIKQRNHPTLPQQSRPSSSELDFPTRSSPLPPILTKEDKVREWTSDEVKNWFTTSQINRYNEAMLSRLTGHNLIQLHNLRKEAPEFFYKCLQTDFGMDLLDILKFAQELENLKL is encoded by the exons ATGCAAAG TGATCAATTCAAGATGCTGCGAACACTGAGGAAAAAGAAGGGGGCAGACAGGGACCTCCAAAGGACGGGCTCCCAGAATTTCCAATCCCTGGAGGTGCACGGCAGTAGCCCTGGAAGCACCGGCAAACAAGGAAAGGATGAGTCAGAAACCAACCCAGAGACAGTGAAGAAGCAGGAAAGACCCGCCTCTGCCCAGAGGAGGACAAGATGCGAGGAAATGATAGAAAAGATGAGTAAATTGGTTTCCACGGATATCGCCACAGACAGCGTGGATGCTGTGAATGGTCTGGAAGCCAAAGAG GAGCTTCCATCTGTCGTCAATGAAGTCTACAAGATGGCAAAAGTTGAAAGAAACCATAAGTTCATGAAAAGCGAGATGACAATCAACACACTGCAGCAAATTCCCAATGCGACCGACGACAACGTGGTCAAGACAAAAGCGGTCATGGCCCTCAGCTACCTGCTGGTTGACAGTGACGACATGGATCAAGTTCAAAAAGTCACCGAGAAGACCAATGCCATCAGGCAGCTTCTGAACCAGCTGGTTGGTTTTGTTCCTCCCAACCAACCGGAGAAAGGGGAGATGTCGGAGGTTGAGTTGCTCCAGAGTCTGGTAAACTATGCAGTCGCTGATGACAACAAACGAGCCATCTGTGAGGAAGGCGGAAAAGACATCATTCCTGCGTTTTTGAACTCGGAGAAGGCTGATGTTCAGCTGTTGGCGACTGAGCTGATCTGGAACTTGACTTTCGTACCAAGTAACCGTCCTCTCCTGCACGAGGTCAAGATCGGTgagaaagacatctctgaactTTTGAATGACATGAAGAAGTCGCCCAACGACAAGGTCAGGCAAAATGCTGAGGGCGCCCTTTTTGTCTTGCGTGGTCTGAAAACGGTAGAGACAATTACAAAAGATGAAGTGGAGGCCACCGATGGCGGCGAGAGCAAAGATGCTGATGAAGACAGTGACGACGATGACGTTGTCATCCGACCAAGTTCAGCCAAGCAACTGAGCCCTAGTACCACTGACATAGATTCCAAACCTATTATAGGTTTGCCAGGTGGTTCAGCGCCacctcctccccctcccccttatGTAGATGGTGCAGGTGGGATCGACCCTGCACCATCTCCCCCACCCCCACCACCAGCCCCAGCATCTCAGCTTTTTAGAGGACCAGCGGTAGAACCTCCCAAATCACAGAGACTATCTGTACCAGTGTCACCAGCAGATACTCAGAAGAAAGGCCATATCATGTTGAGTTACAACTGGAACAACCAAGA GGTTGTACTGAAAATAAACAAGAGACTCAGAGAGGAAGGGTACAACACTTGGATTGATGTTGAGAACATGTCCGGTTCCATCTTGGAAGCCATGGCAGTGGCGGTCCAGGAAGCTAGTCTGATCTTAGTCTGTTATTGTAAAAGCTATCAGAAAAGCGCAAACTGCAGAACAG AGGGAGAGTACGTCTTTAACTTGAAGAAGGAATTTATTCCGCTGAGAATGCAGAACTTCAAAGCGGAGAACTGGTTGGGAGCTTTGCTGGGCAGTCACCTGTACGTGGATTTCACAGATCATCACAGCAACTTTGATGAGAAAATGACTCAACTGCTACGACAGATTAAACAAAGAAATCACCCTACACTTCCCCAACAG AGTCGACCTAGCAGTAGTGAACTTGATTTCCCAACACGGTCATCCCCCTTGCCTCCAATCTTAACCAAAGAGGACAAAGTCCGAGAGTGGACCTCTGATGAGGTCAAAAACTGGTTTACGACAAGTCAAATCAACAG ATACAATGAAGCCATGCTGAGTCGACTGACCGGCCACAATCTTATTCAACTCCATAACTTGAGAAAAGag GCTCCTGAGTTTTTCTACAAGTGTTTGCAGACTGATTTTGGAATGGATCTACTGGACATCCTGAAATTTGCCCAGGAGCTTGAGAACCTGAAATTGTAA
- the LOC139121458 gene encoding uncharacterized protein isoform X3, with the protein MQSDQFKMLRTLRKKKGADRDLQRTGSQNFQSLEVHGSSPGSTGKQGKDESETNPETVKKQERPASAQRRTRCEEMIEKMSKLVSTDIATDSVDAVNGLEAKEELPSVVNEVYKMAKVERNHKFMKSEMTINTLQQIPNATDDNVVKTKAVMALSYLLVDSDDMDQVQKVTEKTNAIRQLLNQLVGFVPPNQPEKGEMSEVELLQSLVNYAVADDNKRAICEEGGKDIIPAFLNSEKADVQLLATELIWNLTFVPSNRPLLHEVKIGEKDISELLNDMKKSPNDKVRQNAEGALFVLRGLKTVETITKDEVEATDGGESKDADEDSDDDDVVIRPSSAKQLSPSTTDIDSKPIIGLPGGSAPPPPPPPYVDGAGGIDPAPSPPPPPPAPASQLFRGPAVEPPKSQRLSVPVSPADTQKKGHIMLSYNWNNQEVVLKINKRLREEGYNTWIDVENMSGSILEAMAVAVQEASLILVCYCKSYQKSANCRTEGEYVFNLKKEFIPLRMQNFKAENWLGALLGSHLYVDFTDHHSNFDEKMTQLLRQIKQRNHPTLPQQTPLTETDSKDVVPDTGSRPSSSELDFPTRSSPLPPILTKEDKVREWTSDEVKNWFTTSQINRYNEAMLSRLTGHNLIQLHNLRKEAPEFFYKCLQTDFGMDLLDILKFAQELENLKL; encoded by the exons ATGCAAAG TGATCAATTCAAGATGCTGCGAACACTGAGGAAAAAGAAGGGGGCAGACAGGGACCTCCAAAGGACGGGCTCCCAGAATTTCCAATCCCTGGAGGTGCACGGCAGTAGCCCTGGAAGCACCGGCAAACAAGGAAAGGATGAGTCAGAAACCAACCCAGAGACAGTGAAGAAGCAGGAAAGACCCGCCTCTGCCCAGAGGAGGACAAGATGCGAGGAAATGATAGAAAAGATGAGTAAATTGGTTTCCACGGATATCGCCACAGACAGCGTGGATGCTGTGAATGGTCTGGAAGCCAAAGAG GAGCTTCCATCTGTCGTCAATGAAGTCTACAAGATGGCAAAAGTTGAAAGAAACCATAAGTTCATGAAAAGCGAGATGACAATCAACACACTGCAGCAAATTCCCAATGCGACCGACGACAACGTGGTCAAGACAAAAGCGGTCATGGCCCTCAGCTACCTGCTGGTTGACAGTGACGACATGGATCAAGTTCAAAAAGTCACCGAGAAGACCAATGCCATCAGGCAGCTTCTGAACCAGCTGGTTGGTTTTGTTCCTCCCAACCAACCGGAGAAAGGGGAGATGTCGGAGGTTGAGTTGCTCCAGAGTCTGGTAAACTATGCAGTCGCTGATGACAACAAACGAGCCATCTGTGAGGAAGGCGGAAAAGACATCATTCCTGCGTTTTTGAACTCGGAGAAGGCTGATGTTCAGCTGTTGGCGACTGAGCTGATCTGGAACTTGACTTTCGTACCAAGTAACCGTCCTCTCCTGCACGAGGTCAAGATCGGTgagaaagacatctctgaactTTTGAATGACATGAAGAAGTCGCCCAACGACAAGGTCAGGCAAAATGCTGAGGGCGCCCTTTTTGTCTTGCGTGGTCTGAAAACGGTAGAGACAATTACAAAAGATGAAGTGGAGGCCACCGATGGCGGCGAGAGCAAAGATGCTGATGAAGACAGTGACGACGATGACGTTGTCATCCGACCAAGTTCAGCCAAGCAACTGAGCCCTAGTACCACTGACATAGATTCCAAACCTATTATAGGTTTGCCAGGTGGTTCAGCGCCacctcctccccctcccccttatGTAGATGGTGCAGGTGGGATCGACCCTGCACCATCTCCCCCACCCCCACCACCAGCCCCAGCATCTCAGCTTTTTAGAGGACCAGCGGTAGAACCTCCCAAATCACAGAGACTATCTGTACCAGTGTCACCAGCAGATACTCAGAAGAAAGGCCATATCATGTTGAGTTACAACTGGAACAACCAAGA GGTTGTACTGAAAATAAACAAGAGACTCAGAGAGGAAGGGTACAACACTTGGATTGATGTTGAGAACATGTCCGGTTCCATCTTGGAAGCCATGGCAGTGGCGGTCCAGGAAGCTAGTCTGATCTTAGTCTGTTATTGTAAAAGCTATCAGAAAAGCGCAAACTGCAGAACAG AGGGAGAGTACGTCTTTAACTTGAAGAAGGAATTTATTCCGCTGAGAATGCAGAACTTCAAAGCGGAGAACTGGTTGGGAGCTTTGCTGGGCAGTCACCTGTACGTGGATTTCACAGATCATCACAGCAACTTTGATGAGAAAATGACTCAACTGCTACGACAGATTAAACAAAGAAATCACCCTACACTTCCCCAACAG acTCCACTAACAGAAACAGATTCAAAGGATGTTGTGCCAGATACTGGA AGTCGACCTAGCAGTAGTGAACTTGATTTCCCAACACGGTCATCCCCCTTGCCTCCAATCTTAACCAAAGAGGACAAAGTCCGAGAGTGGACCTCTGATGAGGTCAAAAACTGGTTTACGACAAGTCAAATCAACAG ATACAATGAAGCCATGCTGAGTCGACTGACCGGCCACAATCTTATTCAACTCCATAACTTGAGAAAAGag GCTCCTGAGTTTTTCTACAAGTGTTTGCAGACTGATTTTGGAATGGATCTACTGGACATCCTGAAATTTGCCCAGGAGCTTGAGAACCTGAAATTGTAA
- the LOC139121458 gene encoding uncharacterized protein isoform X1, translating into MQSDQFKMLRTLRKKKGADRDLQRTGSQNFQSLEVHGSSPGSTGKQGKDESETNPETVKKQERPASAQRRTRCEEMIEKMSKLVSTDIATDSVDAVNGLEAKEELPSVVNEVYKMAKVERNHKFMKSEMTINTLQQIPNATDDNVVKTKAVMALSYLLVDSDDMDQVQKVTEKTNAIRQLLNQLVGFVPPNQPEKGEMSEVELLQSLVNYAVADDNKRAICEEGGKDIIPAFLNSEKADVQLLATELIWNLTFVPSNRPLLHEVKIGEKDISELLNDMKKSPNDKVRQNAEGALFVLRGLKTVETITKDEVEATDGGESKDADEDSDDDDVVIRPSSAKQLSPSTTDIDSKPIIGLPGGSAPPPPPPPYVDGAGGIDPAPSPPPPPPAPASQLFRGPAVEPPKSQRLSVPVSPADTQKKGHIMLSYNWNNQEVVLKINKRLREEGYNTWIDVENMSGSILEAMAVAVQEASLILVCYCKSYQKSANCRTEGEYVFNLKKEFIPLRMQNFKAENWLGALLGSHLYVDFTDHHSNFDEKMTQLLRQIKQRNHPTLPQQTPLTETDSKDVVPDTGKKRTASIASISPNTELSRPSSSELDFPTRSSPLPPILTKEDKVREWTSDEVKNWFTTSQINRYNEAMLSRLTGHNLIQLHNLRKEAPEFFYKCLQTDFGMDLLDILKFAQELENLKL; encoded by the exons ATGCAAAG TGATCAATTCAAGATGCTGCGAACACTGAGGAAAAAGAAGGGGGCAGACAGGGACCTCCAAAGGACGGGCTCCCAGAATTTCCAATCCCTGGAGGTGCACGGCAGTAGCCCTGGAAGCACCGGCAAACAAGGAAAGGATGAGTCAGAAACCAACCCAGAGACAGTGAAGAAGCAGGAAAGACCCGCCTCTGCCCAGAGGAGGACAAGATGCGAGGAAATGATAGAAAAGATGAGTAAATTGGTTTCCACGGATATCGCCACAGACAGCGTGGATGCTGTGAATGGTCTGGAAGCCAAAGAG GAGCTTCCATCTGTCGTCAATGAAGTCTACAAGATGGCAAAAGTTGAAAGAAACCATAAGTTCATGAAAAGCGAGATGACAATCAACACACTGCAGCAAATTCCCAATGCGACCGACGACAACGTGGTCAAGACAAAAGCGGTCATGGCCCTCAGCTACCTGCTGGTTGACAGTGACGACATGGATCAAGTTCAAAAAGTCACCGAGAAGACCAATGCCATCAGGCAGCTTCTGAACCAGCTGGTTGGTTTTGTTCCTCCCAACCAACCGGAGAAAGGGGAGATGTCGGAGGTTGAGTTGCTCCAGAGTCTGGTAAACTATGCAGTCGCTGATGACAACAAACGAGCCATCTGTGAGGAAGGCGGAAAAGACATCATTCCTGCGTTTTTGAACTCGGAGAAGGCTGATGTTCAGCTGTTGGCGACTGAGCTGATCTGGAACTTGACTTTCGTACCAAGTAACCGTCCTCTCCTGCACGAGGTCAAGATCGGTgagaaagacatctctgaactTTTGAATGACATGAAGAAGTCGCCCAACGACAAGGTCAGGCAAAATGCTGAGGGCGCCCTTTTTGTCTTGCGTGGTCTGAAAACGGTAGAGACAATTACAAAAGATGAAGTGGAGGCCACCGATGGCGGCGAGAGCAAAGATGCTGATGAAGACAGTGACGACGATGACGTTGTCATCCGACCAAGTTCAGCCAAGCAACTGAGCCCTAGTACCACTGACATAGATTCCAAACCTATTATAGGTTTGCCAGGTGGTTCAGCGCCacctcctccccctcccccttatGTAGATGGTGCAGGTGGGATCGACCCTGCACCATCTCCCCCACCCCCACCACCAGCCCCAGCATCTCAGCTTTTTAGAGGACCAGCGGTAGAACCTCCCAAATCACAGAGACTATCTGTACCAGTGTCACCAGCAGATACTCAGAAGAAAGGCCATATCATGTTGAGTTACAACTGGAACAACCAAGA GGTTGTACTGAAAATAAACAAGAGACTCAGAGAGGAAGGGTACAACACTTGGATTGATGTTGAGAACATGTCCGGTTCCATCTTGGAAGCCATGGCAGTGGCGGTCCAGGAAGCTAGTCTGATCTTAGTCTGTTATTGTAAAAGCTATCAGAAAAGCGCAAACTGCAGAACAG AGGGAGAGTACGTCTTTAACTTGAAGAAGGAATTTATTCCGCTGAGAATGCAGAACTTCAAAGCGGAGAACTGGTTGGGAGCTTTGCTGGGCAGTCACCTGTACGTGGATTTCACAGATCATCACAGCAACTTTGATGAGAAAATGACTCAACTGCTACGACAGATTAAACAAAGAAATCACCCTACACTTCCCCAACAG acTCCACTAACAGAAACAGATTCAAAGGATGTTGTGCCAGATACTGGA AAGAAACGAACTGCCAGCATTGCAAGTATCTCTCCAAACACAGAACTG AGTCGACCTAGCAGTAGTGAACTTGATTTCCCAACACGGTCATCCCCCTTGCCTCCAATCTTAACCAAAGAGGACAAAGTCCGAGAGTGGACCTCTGATGAGGTCAAAAACTGGTTTACGACAAGTCAAATCAACAG ATACAATGAAGCCATGCTGAGTCGACTGACCGGCCACAATCTTATTCAACTCCATAACTTGAGAAAAGag GCTCCTGAGTTTTTCTACAAGTGTTTGCAGACTGATTTTGGAATGGATCTACTGGACATCCTGAAATTTGCCCAGGAGCTTGAGAACCTGAAATTGTAA
- the LOC139121461 gene encoding pygopus homolog 1-like, whose amino-acid sequence MPRERRLPKRFRSSDDSDQEGSGSVEKKTVSGSQPASPSKKKKKANNKQVQGKSPSELVAPSKIKSESHATKKSVKEGHIKPMPSSSQTIMNPRATVNSYPPSNYGNINNYNQQQSHPSPMTNVNHTGFHGNVPLQPVILNPNDPAAPAIYPCGLCHREVHDNDDAILCESSCNFWFHRVCTGMTEAAYTLLTAEQSAEWVCDKCIAKKKTPMVRIKKLNIPEIRT is encoded by the exons ATGCCAAGAGAGAGGCGTCTTCCCAAAAGATTTAGAT CTTCAGATGATAGTGATCAAGAAGGTAGCGGTAGCGTAGAAAAGAAGACTGTATCTGGCTCTCAGCCAGCGAGTCCaagcaagaagaagaagaaggccAACAACAAGCAG GTTCAAGGCAAAAGTCCATCTGAACTTGTCGCTCCTTCGAAGATCAAGTCTGAATCCCACGCTACCAAGAAGAGCGTGAAGGAAGGCCACATCAAGCCTATGCCTTCCAGTTCCCAAACAATAATGAACCCAAGGGCCACGGTCAATAGCTACCCACCTAGTAACTATGGCAACATCAACAACTACAACCAGCAACAGTCACACCCATCGCCCATGACAAACGTCAACCACACTGGTTTTCATGGCAACGTACCACTGCAACCAGTTATCCTTAATCCCAATGATCCGGCGGCGCCGGCGATATATCCATGCGGACTTTGCCACCGGGAGGTTCACGACAACGACGATGCGATACTTTGTGAAAGTAGCTGCAATTTTTGGTTCCACAGAGTGTGCACGGGTATGACAGAGGCAGCGTACACACTGCTCACCGCCGAACAGTCAGCAGAGTGGGTCTGCGATAAATGCATTGCCAAAAAGAAGACGCCGATGGTCAGGATAAAAAAACTGAACATTCCTGAAATCCGTACATAG